In one window of Camarhynchus parvulus chromosome 18, STF_HiC, whole genome shotgun sequence DNA:
- the TEPSIN gene encoding AP-4 complex accessory subunit tepsin isoform X1, which yields MAAPLRDRLSFLSRLPVLLRGTADDDTPCPGYLFEEIAKISHESPGSSQCLLEHLLTRLQSSSCHVKLKVLKILLHTCSQGSPQFVLQLKRNASFIREAAVFSGPPDPLHGNSLNQKVRAAAQDLASILFSDAPLPQPLALPARPPAPAGMGSSPSPCGSLQGFGFSSDRSGSASTGEALLSSLQRAAEAVAQAVLPAPGGPRRLRGDLPEDTYEPVRAPSPASSPAPPPPTPPAPRASRVSHQPGQAGGGWEEAESGHSSRESSQGHERSRASDSGSKSGSDSRSGASRELSHGADSRVDADSPGDCRRELSLVSGLTRGARVFLTREEAQHFLKECGLLNCEVVLELLGRALEDPSDSVRMRSMCAISALGCSDLLSPEQIFAVTQQRLQHLSQGSPGPVANRATKMLRQFEALCRAQPSPRAPRPPSAPSAGDLLMDIPAVASESFLTPLSPAPSPAAPAEEPGLALEPPGAAVPACPCQQDGGSRLAGDTAAPSLSLFAGMELVARPGTVLRPHSPPVEPQALSQPRDGGTDADGGTDTEGSLQPSAFAFLNM from the exons ATGGCGGCGCCGCTGCGGGACCGGCTGAGTTTCCTGAGCCGG ctgccggTGTTGCTGCGGGGCACGGCCGACGACGACACCCCGTGCCCCGGGTACCTGTTCGAGGAGATCGCCA AGATCTCCCACGAGTCCCCCGGGAGCAGCCAGTGCCTGCTGGAGCATCTCCTGACGcggctgcagagcagctcctgccacgTCAAGTTGAAG GTGCTGAAGATCCTGCTGCACACCTGCTCGCAGGGCTCGCCCcagtttgtgctgcagctgaagagGAACGCCAGCTTCATCCGGGAGGCTGCGG tGTTCTCCGGGCCCCCAGACCCCCTCCACGGCAACAGCTTGAACCAGAAGGTGCGGGCGGCCGCAcag GACCTGGCCAGCATTCTGTTCTCGGATGCCCCACTGCcgcagcccctggctctgcccgcccggcccccggccccTGCTG ggatgggctccagccccagcccctgtggctccctgcagggattCGGCTTCAGCAGTGACAGGAGCGGCTCCG CTTCCACAGGAGAGgccctgctgagcagcctcCAGCGGGCGGCCGAGGCCGTGGCCCAGGCCGTGCTCCCGGCTCCGGGGGGACCCCGGCGGCTCCGTGGGGACCTCCCCGAGGACACCTACGAGCCTGTCCGAGCTCCATCCCCCGCCagcagcccggccccgccgcccccgaCCCCTCCTGCCCCGCGTGCATCCCGAG TGAGCCACCAGCCGGGGCAGGCcgggggaggctgggaggaggcagagagcGGGCACAGCTCCCGGGAATCCTCGCAGGGCCACGAGCGCAGCCGCGCCTCCGACTCGGGCAGCAAATCCGGCAGCGACAGCCGCTCCGGGGCCAGCCGGGAGCTAAGCCACGGGGCTGACAG cagggtggATGCTGACAGCCCGGGTGACTGCCgcagggagctgagcctggtGTCGGGACTGACGCGTGGGGCCAGGGTCTTCCTCACCAGGGAGGAAGCTCAGCACTTCCTCAAGGA gtGTGGGCTCCTGAACTGTGaggtggtgctggagctgctgggccgGGCGCTGGAGGATCCCAGTGACAGCGTCCGCATG AGGTCCATGTGTGCCATCTCTGCCCTCGGCTGCTCCGACCTGCTCTCCCCAGAGCAGATCTTTGCCGTGACCCAGCAGCgcctgcagcacctcagccaAGGCAGCCCTGGGCCTGTGGCCAACCGAGCAACAAAG ATGCTGCGGCAGTTCGAGGCCCTGTGCCGGGCCCAGCCCTCCCCGAGGGCCCCACGCCCaccctcagccccctcagccgGGGACCTGCTCATGGACATCCCAGCCGTGGCTTCTGAGAGCTTCCTGACCCCGCTGAGCCCGGCCCcgagccctgcagcccccgctGAGGAGCCGGGGCTGGCATTGGAGCCCCCCGGGGCCGCGgtgccagcctgtccctgccagcaggaCGGGGgcagcaggctggcaggggacacggcggcccccagcctgtccctgttcGCTGGCATGGAGCTGGTGGCCCGTCCTGGCACAGTGCTCCGGCCACACTCGCCCCCGGTGGAGCCACAGGCGCTATCCCAGCCCCGGGACGGGGGGACGGACGCGGACGGGGGGACGGACACGGAGGGCAGCCTGCAGCCATCAGCCTTCGCCTTCCTCAACATGTAG
- the NDUFAF8 gene encoding NADH dehydrogenase [ubiquinone] 1 alpha subcomplex assembly factor 8, with product MSGRGVWLRARARLRRFPAALAACGDQAAAYGRCVAAAAAGPAELRRDACLEEFQALRECFARAAKATPK from the exons ATGTCGGGGCGCGGAGTGTGGCTGCGGGCGCGGGCGCGGCTGCGGCGCTTCCCGGCGGCGCTGGCGGCCTGCGGGGACCAG GCCGCGGCCTACGGGCGGTgcgtggcggcggcggcggcgggaccGGCGGAGCTGCGGCGGGACGCGTGCCTGGAGGAGTTCCAGGCGCTGCGGGAGTGCTTCGCCCGCGCG GCAAAGGCGACGCCCAAGTGA
- the TEPSIN gene encoding AP-4 complex accessory subunit tepsin isoform X2, whose translation MAAPLRDRLSFLSRLPVLLRGTADDDTPCPGYLFEEIAKISHESPGSSQCLLEHLLTRLQSSSCHVKLKVLKILLHTCSQGSPQFVLQLKRNASFIREAAVFSGPPDPLHGNSLNQKVRAAAQDLASILFSDAPLPQPLALPARPPAPAGMGSSPSPCGSLQGFGFSSDRSGSASTGEALLSSLQRAAEAVAQAVLPAPGGPRRLRGDLPEDTYEPVRAPSPASSPAPPPPTPPAPRASRVSHQPGQAGGGWEEAESGHSSRESSQGHERSRASDSGSKSGSDSRSGASRELSHGADRVDADSPGDCRRELSLVSGLTRGARVFLTREEAQHFLKECGLLNCEVVLELLGRALEDPSDSVRMRSMCAISALGCSDLLSPEQIFAVTQQRLQHLSQGSPGPVANRATKMLRQFEALCRAQPSPRAPRPPSAPSAGDLLMDIPAVASESFLTPLSPAPSPAAPAEEPGLALEPPGAAVPACPCQQDGGSRLAGDTAAPSLSLFAGMELVARPGTVLRPHSPPVEPQALSQPRDGGTDADGGTDTEGSLQPSAFAFLNM comes from the exons ATGGCGGCGCCGCTGCGGGACCGGCTGAGTTTCCTGAGCCGG ctgccggTGTTGCTGCGGGGCACGGCCGACGACGACACCCCGTGCCCCGGGTACCTGTTCGAGGAGATCGCCA AGATCTCCCACGAGTCCCCCGGGAGCAGCCAGTGCCTGCTGGAGCATCTCCTGACGcggctgcagagcagctcctgccacgTCAAGTTGAAG GTGCTGAAGATCCTGCTGCACACCTGCTCGCAGGGCTCGCCCcagtttgtgctgcagctgaagagGAACGCCAGCTTCATCCGGGAGGCTGCGG tGTTCTCCGGGCCCCCAGACCCCCTCCACGGCAACAGCTTGAACCAGAAGGTGCGGGCGGCCGCAcag GACCTGGCCAGCATTCTGTTCTCGGATGCCCCACTGCcgcagcccctggctctgcccgcccggcccccggccccTGCTG ggatgggctccagccccagcccctgtggctccctgcagggattCGGCTTCAGCAGTGACAGGAGCGGCTCCG CTTCCACAGGAGAGgccctgctgagcagcctcCAGCGGGCGGCCGAGGCCGTGGCCCAGGCCGTGCTCCCGGCTCCGGGGGGACCCCGGCGGCTCCGTGGGGACCTCCCCGAGGACACCTACGAGCCTGTCCGAGCTCCATCCCCCGCCagcagcccggccccgccgcccccgaCCCCTCCTGCCCCGCGTGCATCCCGAG TGAGCCACCAGCCGGGGCAGGCcgggggaggctgggaggaggcagagagcGGGCACAGCTCCCGGGAATCCTCGCAGGGCCACGAGCGCAGCCGCGCCTCCGACTCGGGCAGCAAATCCGGCAGCGACAGCCGCTCCGGGGCCAGCCGGGAGCTAAGCCACGGGGCTGACAG ggtggATGCTGACAGCCCGGGTGACTGCCgcagggagctgagcctggtGTCGGGACTGACGCGTGGGGCCAGGGTCTTCCTCACCAGGGAGGAAGCTCAGCACTTCCTCAAGGA gtGTGGGCTCCTGAACTGTGaggtggtgctggagctgctgggccgGGCGCTGGAGGATCCCAGTGACAGCGTCCGCATG AGGTCCATGTGTGCCATCTCTGCCCTCGGCTGCTCCGACCTGCTCTCCCCAGAGCAGATCTTTGCCGTGACCCAGCAGCgcctgcagcacctcagccaAGGCAGCCCTGGGCCTGTGGCCAACCGAGCAACAAAG ATGCTGCGGCAGTTCGAGGCCCTGTGCCGGGCCCAGCCCTCCCCGAGGGCCCCACGCCCaccctcagccccctcagccgGGGACCTGCTCATGGACATCCCAGCCGTGGCTTCTGAGAGCTTCCTGACCCCGCTGAGCCCGGCCCcgagccctgcagcccccgctGAGGAGCCGGGGCTGGCATTGGAGCCCCCCGGGGCCGCGgtgccagcctgtccctgccagcaggaCGGGGgcagcaggctggcaggggacacggcggcccccagcctgtccctgttcGCTGGCATGGAGCTGGTGGCCCGTCCTGGCACAGTGCTCCGGCCACACTCGCCCCCGGTGGAGCCACAGGCGCTATCCCAGCCCCGGGACGGGGGGACGGACGCGGACGGGGGGACGGACACGGAGGGCAGCCTGCAGCCATCAGCCTTCGCCTTCCTCAACATGTAG
- the SLC38A10 gene encoding putative sodium-coupled neutral amino acid transporter 10 isoform X1 has translation MAAAAAAGSNWGLIMNVVNSIVGVSVLTVPFCFRQCGILLGAVLLIFCSWMTHQSCMFLVKSANLSKRRTYPGLAFHAYGKAGKMLVETSMIGLMLGTCIAFYVVIGDLGSNFFAQMLGLQVSGPFRIVLLFAVSLCIVLPLSLQRNMMASIQSFSAMALIFYSVFMFVVVLSSFNHGLFSGQWLQQVSYMRWEGIFRCIPIFGMSFACQSQVLPTYDSLDEPSVKIMSSIFASSLNVVTTFYIMVGFFGYVSYTEAIAGNVLMNFPSNVVTEMIRVGFMMSVAVGFPMMILPCRQALNTLLFEQQQKDGTFAAGGYMPPLRFKALTLAVVFGTMVGGIMIPNVETVLGLTGATMGSLICFICPALIYKKIHKNALCSQIILWIGLGMLVISTYTTLSATEDTPVRTEAVGLEHLDREESRIGQDSVKLPEQNPVVEEPEDDRDKPKVPEEKEEMEQPQIKVPVQVPKREEERGKVEEKVQLDRPDQGIAVPVGEAHRHEPPVPHDEVVVDMGREREESSENRAAPGGAKDRLLEEPARLKPQKEALGPKQGKEVAAENQQRGGTGGPVPNLEKVPEAALQQGGRPPYKELEPGEAKLEAKAQAAMLDGDTAEAAERDKSQLQLPRKAEEAAKSVEKEADPGEKQELPLPERAELLENQNTEEKQEKAGEAGPAKLLDHNMLLQVIKEQQVQHKQLLDQQAKLLAVIEEQHKEIHQQRQEEGAEEKPKPAEAQAEPAVPLSRSREDEGLGAKGDTAGKALSKEQLGQQPPDSTRQHRDTVGKLEEAGQRRDIPVAAPKERKVPLQEIDRAVKNPVENRDPLHGDAQRVPAARNHLEKKALAEDLGGEREAKAGRDVHQKKNFLKAVEAATAPIQREQPGAAKVQGVAGKGLERDSGTDLKAKTLSQVEPKDLAVVADSSSNRNVAVREQHPRDREWQRGAQAEGAGGRQQDPPGHGHGKEEDPGEEPGGRQGRGGGGPSNGAPQDAPAGKSEDGAPAPRDPQQPERDVKPNRELKLQGGLDLRRRRRDLDLLRPDQEEDEEEDGEEAAAGAGGVLIGLNPVPDVKVNDLRSALEARLSQVAEGAQHLVRSRHIQQVTQDRSP, from the exons atggcggcggcggcggcggcgggttCCAACTGGGGCCTGATCATGAACGTGGTGAACAGCATCGTGGGGGTGAGCGTGCTCACCGTGCCCTTCTGCTTCCGACAG TGTGGGAtcctcctgggagctgtgctgctgatctTCTGCTCGTGGATGACCCACCAGTCCTGCATGTTCCTGGTGAAATCCGCCAACCTCAGCAAGCGCAGGACCTACCCTGGCCTCG CATTTCATGCCtatggaaaagcaggaaaaatgttgGTGGAAACAAG CATGATTGGGCTGATGCTGGGCACTTGCATCGCCTTCTACGTCGTCATCGGCGATTTGGGCTCCAACTTCTTTGCCCAGATGCTCGGATTGCAG GTGTCGGGCCCGTTCCGCATTGTCCTGCTCTTCGCTGTCTCCCTGTGCATTGTCCTTCCCCTGAGCCTGCAGAGGAACATGATGGCCTCCATTCAGTCCTTCAGTGCCATGGCTCTCATCTTCTACAGTGTGTTCATGTTTGTG gttGTGTTGTCCTCCTTCAACCACGGGCTCTTCAGCgggcagtggctgcagcaggtcaGTTACATGCGCTGGGAGGGCATTTTCCGCTGCATCCCCATCTTCGGAATGTCCTTTGCCTGCCAGTC TCAGGTCTTGCCTACTTACGACAGCTTGGATGAGCCGTCTGTCAAAATCATGAGCTCCATATTTGCTTCTTCCCTAAACGTGGTCACCACCTTTTACATCATG GTGGGCTTCTTTGGCTATGTGAGTTACACCGAGGCCATTGCTGGGAACGTGCTGATGAACTTCCCTTCCAACGTGGTGACGGAGATGATCCGAGTGGGATTCATGATGTCGGTGGCAGTGGGGTTCCCCATGATGATCCTGCCCTGCAGACAGGCTCTGAACACCCTGCTCTTTGAGCAGCAG CAGAAGGACGGCACCTTCGCTGCCGGGGGATACATGCCCCCGCTGCGCTTCAAAGCCCTGACGCTGGCTGTTGTGTTTGGAACCATGGTTGGAGGCATCATGATCCCCAATG tggAAACAGTCCTGGGCCTGACAGGTGCGACCATGGGAAGCCTCATTTGTTTCATCTGCCCAGCTCTTATTTACAAGAAGATCCACAAGAATGCGCTTTGTTCACAG ATTATCCTGTGGATTGGGCTGGGCATGCTGGTGATCAGCACCTACACCACCCTGTCTGCCACCGAGGACACCCCTGTGAGGACAGAAGCAgtgggcttggagcacctggacagagaggagagcagaatTGGCCAGGATTCAGTCAAACTTCCAG agcagaaCCCGGTGGTGGAGGAGCCCGAGGATGACCGTGATAAACCCAAGGTgcctgaggagaaggaagagatggagcagccacagatCAAGGTGCCCGTGCAGGTGCCcaagagggaggaggagagaggaaaggtgGAAGAGAAAGTGCAGCTGGACCGTCCTGATCAAG GGATTGCTGTGCCCGTGGGGGAGGCCCATCGCCACGAGCCCCCGGTGCCACACGATGAGGTGGTCGTGGACATGGGGCGGGAGCGGGAGGAATCCAGCGAGAACAGAGCGGCTCCTGGAGGAGCCAAGGACCGTCTGCTGgaggagccagccaggctgaAGCCCCAGAAGGAGGCACTGGGCCCAAAGCAAGGGAAGGAAGTGGCTGCTGAGAACCAGCAGCGGGGAGGGACTGGCGGGCCCGTCCCAAATCTGGAGAAGGTCCCGGAGGCAGCGCTGCAGCAGGGGGGAAGGCCGCCCTacaaggagctggagccaggggaAGCCAAGCTGGAAGCCAAGGCACAGGCGGCCATGCTGGATGGTGACACTGCCGAGGCTGCTGAGAGGGACAagtcacagctccagctccccaggaaagcagaggaggctgcaaaGTCTGTGGAGAAGGAAGCAGACCCTG GtgagaagcaggagctgcccctcccGGAGAGAGCAGAACTGCTGGAGAACCAGAACactgaggagaagcaggagaaggcagggG aaGCAGGGCCAGCAAAACTGCTGGACCACAACATGCTGCTGCAGGTGATcaaggagcagcaggtgcagcacaagcagctccTGGACCAGCAGGCAAAGCTGCTGGCGGTGATCgaggagcagcacaaggagaTCCACCAGCAGCggcaggaggagggggcagAGGAGAAGCCAAAGCCAG cagaagcacaggcagagcctgccGTGCCcctctccaggagcagggaggacgAGGGCCTCGGAGCCAAGGGAGACACGGCCGGGAAGGCGCtgagcaaggagcagctgggccagcagccccCTGATTCcaccaggcagcacagggacacggtggggaagctggaggaggctgggcagaggcGTGAcattcctgtggctgctcccaaGGAGCGGAAGGTGCCGCTGCAAGAGATTGACAGAGCTGTTAAGAATCCCGTGGAGAACCGGGATCCCCTCCACGGGGATGCCCAGCGTGTTCCAGCAGCCAGAAACCACCTGGAGAAAAAGGCCTTGGCGGAGGATTTGGGAGGAGAACGTGAAGCCAAAGCTGGAAGAGATGTCCACCAGAAGAAGAATTTCCTGAAAGCCGTGGAAGCAGCTACAGCTCCCATCCAAAGAGAACAGCCGGGGGCTGCCAAAGTTCAGGGAGTAGCAGGAAAGGGTTTGGAAAGAGACTCAGGAACAGACCTTAAAGCCAAAACTCTGAGTCAGGTGGAGCCCAAGGACCTGGCAGTGGTGGCGGACTCTTCCAGTAACAGGAATGTGGCAGTGAGGGAGCAGCACCCCCGGGACAGGGAGTGGCAGAGAGGAGCGCAGGCCGAGGGAGCGGGCGGGCGGCAGCAGGACCCGCCCGGCCACGGGCACGGGAAGGAGGAGGATCCCGGGGAGGAGCCGGGGGGCCGGCAGGGCCGGGGGGGTGGGGGTCCCTCCAACGGTGCCCCTCAGGATGCTCCAGCAGGGAAATCTGAGGACGGAGCGCCCGCCCCCAGGGATCCGCAGCAGCCGGAGCGCGATGTGAAACCCAACCGGGAGCTGAAGCTGCAGGGGGGCCTGGACCTGCGGCGCAGGAGACGGGACCTGGACCTGCTGCGTCCCGAccaggaggaggatgaggaggaggacggggaggaggctgcagcaggagcagggggggTCCTGATCGGCCTGAACCCCGTCCCCGACGTGAAGGTGAACGACCTGCGGAGCGCGCTGGAGGCGCGGCTGAGCCAGGTGGCCGAGGGCGCGCAGCACCTGGTGCGCAGCCGCCACAtccagcaggtgacacaggacaggAGCCCGTGA
- the SLC38A10 gene encoding putative sodium-coupled neutral amino acid transporter 10 isoform X2, producing MAAAAAAGSNWGLIMNVVNSIVGVSVLTVPFCFRQCGILLGAVLLIFCSWMTHQSCMFLVKSANLSKRRTYPGLAFHAYGKAGKMLVETSMIGLMLGTCIAFYVVIGDLGSNFFAQMLGLQVSGPFRIVLLFAVSLCIVLPLSLQRNMMASIQSFSAMALIFYSVFMFVVVLSSFNHGLFSGQWLQQVSYMRWEGIFRCIPIFGMSFACQSQVLPTYDSLDEPSVKIMSSIFASSLNVVTTFYIMVGFFGYVSYTEAIAGNVLMNFPSNVVTEMIRVGFMMSVAVGFPMMILPCRQALNTLLFEQQQKDGTFAAGGYMPPLRFKALTLAVVFGTMVGGIMIPNVETVLGLTGATMGSLICFICPALIYKKIHKNALCSQIILWIGLGMLVISTYTTLSATEDTPVRTEAVGLEHLDREESRIGQDSVKLPEQNPVVEEPEDDRDKPKVPEEKEEMEQPQIKVPVQVPKREEERGKVEEKVQLDRPDQGIAVPVGEAHRHEPPVPHDEVVVDMGREREESSENRAAPGGAKDRLLEEPARLKPQKEALGPKQGKEVAAENQQRGGTGGPVPNLEKVPEAALQQGGRPPYKELEPGEAKLEAKAQAAMLDGDTAEAAERDKSQLQLPRKAEEAAKSVEKEADPGEKQELPLPERAELLENQNTEEKQEKAGAGPAKLLDHNMLLQVIKEQQVQHKQLLDQQAKLLAVIEEQHKEIHQQRQEEGAEEKPKPAEAQAEPAVPLSRSREDEGLGAKGDTAGKALSKEQLGQQPPDSTRQHRDTVGKLEEAGQRRDIPVAAPKERKVPLQEIDRAVKNPVENRDPLHGDAQRVPAARNHLEKKALAEDLGGEREAKAGRDVHQKKNFLKAVEAATAPIQREQPGAAKVQGVAGKGLERDSGTDLKAKTLSQVEPKDLAVVADSSSNRNVAVREQHPRDREWQRGAQAEGAGGRQQDPPGHGHGKEEDPGEEPGGRQGRGGGGPSNGAPQDAPAGKSEDGAPAPRDPQQPERDVKPNRELKLQGGLDLRRRRRDLDLLRPDQEEDEEEDGEEAAAGAGGVLIGLNPVPDVKVNDLRSALEARLSQVAEGAQHLVRSRHIQQVTQDRSP from the exons atggcggcggcggcggcggcgggttCCAACTGGGGCCTGATCATGAACGTGGTGAACAGCATCGTGGGGGTGAGCGTGCTCACCGTGCCCTTCTGCTTCCGACAG TGTGGGAtcctcctgggagctgtgctgctgatctTCTGCTCGTGGATGACCCACCAGTCCTGCATGTTCCTGGTGAAATCCGCCAACCTCAGCAAGCGCAGGACCTACCCTGGCCTCG CATTTCATGCCtatggaaaagcaggaaaaatgttgGTGGAAACAAG CATGATTGGGCTGATGCTGGGCACTTGCATCGCCTTCTACGTCGTCATCGGCGATTTGGGCTCCAACTTCTTTGCCCAGATGCTCGGATTGCAG GTGTCGGGCCCGTTCCGCATTGTCCTGCTCTTCGCTGTCTCCCTGTGCATTGTCCTTCCCCTGAGCCTGCAGAGGAACATGATGGCCTCCATTCAGTCCTTCAGTGCCATGGCTCTCATCTTCTACAGTGTGTTCATGTTTGTG gttGTGTTGTCCTCCTTCAACCACGGGCTCTTCAGCgggcagtggctgcagcaggtcaGTTACATGCGCTGGGAGGGCATTTTCCGCTGCATCCCCATCTTCGGAATGTCCTTTGCCTGCCAGTC TCAGGTCTTGCCTACTTACGACAGCTTGGATGAGCCGTCTGTCAAAATCATGAGCTCCATATTTGCTTCTTCCCTAAACGTGGTCACCACCTTTTACATCATG GTGGGCTTCTTTGGCTATGTGAGTTACACCGAGGCCATTGCTGGGAACGTGCTGATGAACTTCCCTTCCAACGTGGTGACGGAGATGATCCGAGTGGGATTCATGATGTCGGTGGCAGTGGGGTTCCCCATGATGATCCTGCCCTGCAGACAGGCTCTGAACACCCTGCTCTTTGAGCAGCAG CAGAAGGACGGCACCTTCGCTGCCGGGGGATACATGCCCCCGCTGCGCTTCAAAGCCCTGACGCTGGCTGTTGTGTTTGGAACCATGGTTGGAGGCATCATGATCCCCAATG tggAAACAGTCCTGGGCCTGACAGGTGCGACCATGGGAAGCCTCATTTGTTTCATCTGCCCAGCTCTTATTTACAAGAAGATCCACAAGAATGCGCTTTGTTCACAG ATTATCCTGTGGATTGGGCTGGGCATGCTGGTGATCAGCACCTACACCACCCTGTCTGCCACCGAGGACACCCCTGTGAGGACAGAAGCAgtgggcttggagcacctggacagagaggagagcagaatTGGCCAGGATTCAGTCAAACTTCCAG agcagaaCCCGGTGGTGGAGGAGCCCGAGGATGACCGTGATAAACCCAAGGTgcctgaggagaaggaagagatggagcagccacagatCAAGGTGCCCGTGCAGGTGCCcaagagggaggaggagagaggaaaggtgGAAGAGAAAGTGCAGCTGGACCGTCCTGATCAAG GGATTGCTGTGCCCGTGGGGGAGGCCCATCGCCACGAGCCCCCGGTGCCACACGATGAGGTGGTCGTGGACATGGGGCGGGAGCGGGAGGAATCCAGCGAGAACAGAGCGGCTCCTGGAGGAGCCAAGGACCGTCTGCTGgaggagccagccaggctgaAGCCCCAGAAGGAGGCACTGGGCCCAAAGCAAGGGAAGGAAGTGGCTGCTGAGAACCAGCAGCGGGGAGGGACTGGCGGGCCCGTCCCAAATCTGGAGAAGGTCCCGGAGGCAGCGCTGCAGCAGGGGGGAAGGCCGCCCTacaaggagctggagccaggggaAGCCAAGCTGGAAGCCAAGGCACAGGCGGCCATGCTGGATGGTGACACTGCCGAGGCTGCTGAGAGGGACAagtcacagctccagctccccaggaaagcagaggaggctgcaaaGTCTGTGGAGAAGGAAGCAGACCCTG GtgagaagcaggagctgcccctcccGGAGAGAGCAGAACTGCTGGAGAACCAGAACactgaggagaagcaggagaaggcagggG CAGGGCCAGCAAAACTGCTGGACCACAACATGCTGCTGCAGGTGATcaaggagcagcaggtgcagcacaagcagctccTGGACCAGCAGGCAAAGCTGCTGGCGGTGATCgaggagcagcacaaggagaTCCACCAGCAGCggcaggaggagggggcagAGGAGAAGCCAAAGCCAG cagaagcacaggcagagcctgccGTGCCcctctccaggagcagggaggacgAGGGCCTCGGAGCCAAGGGAGACACGGCCGGGAAGGCGCtgagcaaggagcagctgggccagcagccccCTGATTCcaccaggcagcacagggacacggtggggaagctggaggaggctgggcagaggcGTGAcattcctgtggctgctcccaaGGAGCGGAAGGTGCCGCTGCAAGAGATTGACAGAGCTGTTAAGAATCCCGTGGAGAACCGGGATCCCCTCCACGGGGATGCCCAGCGTGTTCCAGCAGCCAGAAACCACCTGGAGAAAAAGGCCTTGGCGGAGGATTTGGGAGGAGAACGTGAAGCCAAAGCTGGAAGAGATGTCCACCAGAAGAAGAATTTCCTGAAAGCCGTGGAAGCAGCTACAGCTCCCATCCAAAGAGAACAGCCGGGGGCTGCCAAAGTTCAGGGAGTAGCAGGAAAGGGTTTGGAAAGAGACTCAGGAACAGACCTTAAAGCCAAAACTCTGAGTCAGGTGGAGCCCAAGGACCTGGCAGTGGTGGCGGACTCTTCCAGTAACAGGAATGTGGCAGTGAGGGAGCAGCACCCCCGGGACAGGGAGTGGCAGAGAGGAGCGCAGGCCGAGGGAGCGGGCGGGCGGCAGCAGGACCCGCCCGGCCACGGGCACGGGAAGGAGGAGGATCCCGGGGAGGAGCCGGGGGGCCGGCAGGGCCGGGGGGGTGGGGGTCCCTCCAACGGTGCCCCTCAGGATGCTCCAGCAGGGAAATCTGAGGACGGAGCGCCCGCCCCCAGGGATCCGCAGCAGCCGGAGCGCGATGTGAAACCCAACCGGGAGCTGAAGCTGCAGGGGGGCCTGGACCTGCGGCGCAGGAGACGGGACCTGGACCTGCTGCGTCCCGAccaggaggaggatgaggaggaggacggggaggaggctgcagcaggagcagggggggTCCTGATCGGCCTGAACCCCGTCCCCGACGTGAAGGTGAACGACCTGCGGAGCGCGCTGGAGGCGCGGCTGAGCCAGGTGGCCGAGGGCGCGCAGCACCTGGTGCGCAGCCGCCACAtccagcaggtgacacaggacaggAGCCCGTGA